The following proteins come from a genomic window of Brevibacillus antibioticus:
- a CDS encoding IS1182 family transposase (programmed frameshift), protein MHYEFVCLDELVPEDHLLRVIQKHIDFSFIREKVRQYYCEDNGRPSIDPIVLFKMIFIGYLYGIRSERQLEKEIQTNIAYRWFLGLSLTDRVPDHTTISWNRRTRFKNTNVFQEIFDEIVRLAIQHRMVAGRVLISDSTHLKANANKRKFKKHVIEKSSRAYLKDLEVAINEDREVHGKKGLKPREGVKEEKEIKVSTTDPESGYMVRDSKPEGFFYLDHRTVDHKYNIITDVHVTAGNVHDSVPYIDRLNLQIEKFGFKDTIEAIALDAGYLTTPICKALHDINVFAVIGHRAFTPVKGLFAKWRFKYDLECDVYTCPQKHTLTYSTTDRNGYRMYKSNKEICKTCPRLSECTRSKNHQKVISRHVWEESKEWVRQNRLSKSGKYLYRLRYQTIERSFADAKELHGLRYCRLRGRENVQEQVLMTATVQNIKRIALHLAKAS, encoded by the exons ATGCATTACGAATTTGTGTGCCTTGATGAATTGGTCCCAGAGGACCATTTATTAAGGGTCATCCAGAAACATATAGATTTCTCCTTCATCCGAGAAAAAGTACGTCAATATTATTGCGAGGATAACGGTAGACCTTCGATTGATCCTATTGTTTTATTTAAAATGATTTTCATTGGATACCTTTACGGTATCCGCTCAGAGAGGCAGCTCGAAAAAGAAATCCAGACTAACATCGCCTATCGTTGGTTTCTTGGCCTTTCTTTAACAGATCGAGTTCCAGATCACACAACAATCAGTTGGAATCGTCGAACCCGTTTTAAAAATACAAATGTTTTTCAGGAGATTTTTGATGAAATTGTGCGCTTGGCGATTCAGCATCGAATGGTCGCTGGACGTGTATTGATAAGTGATTCCACGCATCTTAAAGCAAATGCGAATAAACGAAAATTTAAGAAGCATGTCATCGAGAAATCGAGTCGTGCCTATCTCAAAGATTTAGAGGTAGCAATTAATGAAGACCGTGAGGTACATGGAAAAAAGG GATTGAAGCCTAGAGAGGGTGTGAAGGAAGAAAAGGAAATCAAGGTGAGTACCACTGATCCGGAAAGTGGCTACATGGTTCGAGACAGCAAGCCCGAAGGCTTTTTCTATCTCGATCACCGGACTGTCGATCATAAGTACAATATTATTACCGATGTCCATGTCACTGCTGGCAATGTCCATGATTCCGTTCCTTACATAGATAGGCTGAATCTCCAAATCGAGAAGTTTGGGTTTAAGGATACAATTGAAGCTATTGCATTAGATGCTGGTTATTTAACTACTCCAATCTGCAAGGCACTTCACGATATAAATGTATTTGCTGTCATCGGTCATCGTGCCTTTACACCTGTTAAAGGTCTTTTTGCTAAATGGCGCTTTAAATATGATCTGGAGTGCGATGTGTACACATGTCCTCAAAAACATACGCTTACTTATTCGACTACCGATCGAAACGGATACAGGATGTATAAGTCCAATAAAGAAATATGTAAAACTTGTCCAAGGCTTTCTGAGTGTACCCGATCTAAAAATCACCAAAAGGTGATAAGTAGGCACGTTTGGGAAGAGAGTAAGGAATGGGTTCGACAGAACCGTTTAAGTAAATCGGGGAAATATTTATATAGATTAAGATACCAAACCATAGAGCGAAGCTTTGCAGATGCTAAAGAACTGCATGGGCTTCGCTATTGTAGGTTACGCGGACGTGAAAATGTCCAAGAGCAGGTATTGATGACAGCAACAGTACAAAACATTAAAAGGATAGCACTACACCTAGCGAAAGCAAGTTAG
- the rocF gene encoding arginase, which produces MNKNMSIVGVPMDLGADRRGVDMGPSAIRYAGVVERLEKMGFNIEDRGDIFVTRPHHFTETENHKYLDEVVEANEKLANVVSDIMTAGRFPLVLGGDHSIALGTIAGVAKHVKNLGVIWFDAHGDLNTGATSPSGNIHGMPLAASLGYGHERLTSIGGYTPKVQAENVVIIGARDLDQGERELIKRIGMKVFTMHEIDKLGMARVMDEAIAHVSKNTDGVHLSLDLDGLDPHDAPGVGTPVIGGISYREGHVSLEMLADADILCSAEFVEVNPILDRENMTARVAVALMSSVFGDKLL; this is translated from the coding sequence ATGAACAAAAACATGAGCATTGTTGGTGTACCGATGGATCTAGGTGCAGACCGCCGCGGAGTTGATATGGGACCTAGCGCTATCCGTTATGCAGGTGTTGTAGAACGCCTAGAGAAGATGGGTTTCAATATTGAAGATCGAGGAGATATTTTTGTAACGCGTCCTCATCATTTCACCGAGACGGAAAACCATAAATACCTGGATGAAGTCGTGGAAGCCAATGAAAAGCTTGCCAATGTTGTAAGCGATATCATGACTGCTGGTCGATTCCCGCTCGTATTGGGTGGCGATCACAGCATTGCTCTTGGAACCATTGCAGGTGTGGCTAAGCACGTAAAAAACCTAGGTGTGATTTGGTTTGATGCTCATGGTGATCTGAATACGGGTGCCACTTCTCCATCGGGAAATATTCACGGTATGCCTTTGGCAGCGAGCTTGGGGTATGGGCATGAGCGTCTGACGAGCATTGGGGGATATACACCAAAGGTACAGGCAGAAAACGTGGTCATCATCGGTGCGCGTGATTTGGATCAAGGTGAGCGTGAATTGATCAAGCGTATTGGGATGAAGGTTTTCACCATGCATGAAATTGATAAGTTGGGTATGGCTCGAGTCATGGATGAAGCAATCGCGCATGTGTCCAAAAACACAGATGGCGTGCATTTGAGCCTTGACTTGGATGGACTTGATCCACACGATGCTCCAGGAGTAGGGACGCCAGTAATAGGTGGTATCTCCTATCGAGAAGGGCATGTCTCATTGGAAATGCTGGCAGATGCAGATATTCTTTGTTCTGCAGAATTCGTGGAGGTCAATCCGATTCTTGACCGAGAAAACATGACAGCTCGCGTTGCAGTCGCTTTAATGAGTTCCGTTTTTGGTGATAAATTACTATAA